CTTCACCTTTACCGCCAGCCGACCTGACACGACGGGCACGACGGACACGACGGCGGATACGGCAAAAGGCACGGCAAAGGACGGCGCGGCAATGCCCGTACCGCTGTCGGCCAACCTGGCCCTGTCGGCCAAGCTGCGCTATGCGCCGCCCAACATCGCCCTGCGCCAGACCCTGCTGACCCTCAGTCCCCTGGCCGGTCCCCTGCCCAAGGAAGCCGGGCCCCTGCAGCTGAATATCGAAGGCAGTCTGGACACGGACGCATGGCGCATGCATGTGGCCAAATGCTGGATTACCACGCCCCAGGCGCGTCTGGGCCTTCAGGGCGAAGCATCGTTCAACCCGCCGTCCTTCACGGGCAACCTTGAACTGGACGCGTCCTTGCGCAAGCTGGCCGCCCTGGCGGGGCAGCCTCTCAAACCCGCCCCCCGCGACGTCACGGACACGCTCAAAATCAAGAGCAGGCTGGCCTATGGCGACAACAGCCTCAATCTTTCGGACATTGACGCCCTTGTGGACGACGTGACCCTGAGCGGCCAATTCCGCCTGGGCATGGAACCGGGCGCGCCCCTGTCCATCACGACCGACATGCAGGTCAGCGCCGTCAATCTGGATGCCTACCTGCCCCTGCCCGAAAGCGGCAAGCCGCAGGGACAGACGACTGACGGGCCCAAAGGCAAAAAATCCGGGGGAACCGACGTGTCCCCCCTGCCGGACATCAACATCCGGGCCGCGCTGGCGGGCATCAGTCAGGGCAAGGTGCGCGCCAGGGATGTGCAGTTCGTGGCGCAGGGCCTGCGCGGCAACTACAAGATTTCGACCTTCAACTGCACCCTCGGCAGCGGTGGCTTCATCAAGGCCGAGGGCACGGCCAATGTGCCAGCCGCAGCCTATACCGTTAACGGCACGGCGTCGGACGTGGATCTGGGCGCTCTGCTGGAAAGTCTGGACAAGGGGCGTCCCGTGGAGGGCACAGCCCGTCTGGACGCCGACCTGAGCATGCACGGCAAAAGCGCCGTTGCCCTGCAAAACAGCCTTTCCGGCTCGGGGCTGCTTGAAATACGGCAAATGCGCCTGAAATCCCTGCCAACCCTGCCCGCCAACGTGCCCGGCATCGTGGGCAAGCCTGTGCCGGACACCTTTGAGAGTGCGCGCGCGCCCTTTACCATCAAAAACGGCGACATACACGCCAGCCCCGTCACGGTGAGCGCCACGGGACTCAGCGCCCGAGGCCAGGCGAAAATCAGCCTGCCGCGACAGTATCTGGAGGCCTCAGCCACTGTGGAAACCCTGGGCATGAGCGTGCCGGTCATTGCCAAGGGGCCGTTCACCAATATCGGATACAGCCTTGACCCGCGCTTTGCGCAGGGCAAGGGCAAAAAACTTCCCGGCCTGTTGCAGGACGGCATACGCGGCGCGGAAGGATTTGTGCGGGATCTCTTCGGCAACTAGATGGAGGCGCTTTTAGAGCATATTACCTTTGAAAAAGTGTAAATGCTCTAACGCTATACTCTTGTGCAACTTTCGGGCACGCATTTTTTTTCAAAGATAACACGCTCCGGACGCCAGAGGCTTGGCGCATGGGATAAAACCCATGCAGACAAACAGAAAATACTGTCTGATTGCACCATTATCTTATGTGTTTTCCGATTTTGTCCGGAACATTTCTCCATACGGGGCTTGCCTTTTCCGCACGACAGGCTAAAGATTTTACACGGTCAGGCGTTAAGAATGTAGAAAACCTCGGACTGAGCCTCCCTCGGAGTGGCGCACGCCGCTCTGAAACGGCCGGAAAGGGCTTTGACTACGCGGCACCCTGCTGGCATGTTTGCCACTGCGGGCCTGGCGGCAGCATCGGCGACCAGTGGCCTGCCAAGTGCGGGCAACGGGCACATACCGGCTCCGCAACACTTTTCCGGGGAACGTCATCCCCCGGCACGGCAGGTGATGGAACGACACAGGACGAATTGAGCCTACAGGCGGCACTATGTATTTATTAATAGGTCTTGGCATCGTTGCGGCTTCGGTGTTTACGGGATACACCCTGGCCCACGGTGAATGGGCCATCCTCTTTCAGCCCGCGGAATTTATCATTATTCTCGGCTGCGGCCTGGGAGCCTTTTTTGGTTCGCAGACCAAGTATACCTTCGGGCTCATTCTCAAGAGCATGAAGCACCTTTTCGCCGACCCCGGGTCCAGCAAAGGACGCTATCTTGAAACGCTGGCCCTCTTGTATACGCTCTTTTCCAAGATGCACCGCGAAGGCGTCATCAGCATTGAAAGCGATGTGGAAAAACCCGAATCCAGCCCCATTTTCAGCAAATATCCCAACGTGTCCAAGGACACAAAGATCGTCAACTTTATCGGCGACACCCTGCGCGTCTATCTGACCACGGGCGACCCGGCCGACATCGACAGCCTCATGGACGTGGACATCGCCACCATGCGCGAAGAAGGCACCCTGCCCGCCCATGCCGTTGGGCACATGGCCGAATCGCTGCCCGGCATGGGTATCGTGGCCTGCGTGCTCGGCGTGGTGCTCGCCATGGGCAAGATCAACGAGCCGCCGGAAGTTCTCGGCCACTACATCGGCGCGGCCCTTGTCGGCACATTCTTTGGTATTCTCTGCTGCTACGGCCTGTTCGGCCCCATGGGCTCCAAGCTCGAAAACTACGTGGCTGAAGAACATTTTTACTATCATTCCATCAAGGAAGCCGTGGCGGCGGCCATTCGCGGGTCCACGCCCCTTATCGCCGTGGAATACGGGCGCAGGGCCATCCCCTATCCCTTCCGCCCCACCTTTGCTGAAATGGAAGACAGACTGAAGAGCGGCTAGAGCATTTTAACTTTGAAAAAGTGTAACTGCTCTAACGCTGTACGAAAGTACCGCGCGCCGCGACGTGACGTGGATTTTGCCGAGTTTTAGCCGTTGCGCAGGCGGCCCCTGCCTGCCATAATGACTCAAAAGCCGGGACGGGCAAAAGGCAACGCGCTTCTGCCCCTTCCCCCCGGATTTGCGCTGGTTTTCCCCATTTTCCCCCTGTTTGCGTGGGCCGGGCCGGGGAAACAGGCATGACAGCCCCTCGCGCGAGGTTCTTGCGCGAGGCATACACGGTAAGGAGTTTCCTCTATGGGCGGCGGCGCATGGAAAGTCGCGTATGCCGACTTTGTAACGGCCATGATGGCCTTTTTTCTCCTGCTCTGGGTTCTCAGCATGGTGCCGCCCGAAACTCGGGCGGGTCTGGCCGCCTATTTCAGCGGCGACCGTAACTTTGACTCCAGTTCCACTTCGCCCATCTCCAACAATCCCTTCATCCAGAATACGGACAAAATCGACGCGCGCGACATCAAGATATCTGAAGTCGAAAAGTCCCATTACGCCATTGCCCAGAAAATCAAGCAGATGCTTATGGCCGACGCCATACCCCAGAGCTCTTCGGGCATCAGCGCCGACGACGTGGGCGTTCAGTTGCGCGTCAACTCCGACATCATGTTCAAGCCCGGCAGCGTCGATCTGCTGCCCGACGGCGAAAGAGTGCTGACCGCCGTGCTTGACCTCATGGAAGAATACAATCTCTATCTCGTGGTGCGCGGCCATGCCGATTCGGCCGAAACGGCCCCGCCTTTCACGTCCGCCTGGGAACTGTCCGGAGCGCGCGCCGCATCCATGGTCAACTATCTGGCGCAGCACGGCGTCAAGGCCACGCGCATGCGCGCCGTCAGTTATGGCGACACCCGCCCCCTCAAGCCCGGCATCGACGAGCAGAGCCGCGCCATGAACCGCCGCGTGGAGTTTTTCTTCCACAGGCCGGAAGTCATGTCCTACAGCGTGGTGTATTAGGGAAACGCGGATGTATTCCGTTTGGCGGACTTGCTTCACTTTTTTTGAAACAGTCGAGGACGGAAGAGTCCACTCCTGCTTCAAAAAAGATCGCGCCTTGCCAAAAGAAATACCAGCGCGTTTCCAGGAGGCTCTTTAATCAGTGCTTCCTTAGAGCATTTTACCTTTGAAAAAGTGTAAATGTTCTAACGCGGCACTAGACCAATTTCACTAGCGATGCTGTCGCCATCCGTAAGGCTTCTTCGTCGCCTAACGGCTGCCGCTTGAAATTGCTCTGGCGGCTGCGCGAACAGACGCCCGCCGCGAAGGTGTTAGCGCAGCGTGACGCCATGAATTACTTTGAACCCTGCGCGGTCCACCGGGCTGCCACAGCCATCAGGAAGCCCCATGCCTCTCATATTCCTTGTGGGCCCACGAGCCTGCGGCAAAACGACCATTGGCCGCCTGCTGGCGCAACGCCTCGCGCTGCCCTTCATCGACACCGACCACTATCTTCTTGAACAGGCGGGCCGCACCGTGGCCGAGATTGTGGAAGCTGAGGGCTGGCCCGGCTTTCGCAAGCGCGAAAGCGATGCGTTGCGGGCTGTGACGGCCATCCATCCCCAGGGAGCCGTTATCGCCACAGGCGGCGGCATGGTGCTGGACGAGCAGAATCGCATTTTCATGCGCGAACAGGGGCATGTCTTCTATTTGTCCGCACCAGTGGAGGCGCTGGCGGCGCGGCTTTCCAGCAATCCCCTGACAGCGCAGCGTCCGTCCCTCACTGGCGCGGACATCAGGGACGAAGTACGGCAGGTGCTGCACGAGCGGCTGCCGCTCTATCATGCAACCGCGCATCACCATCTGGACGCCAGCCTGCCCCCGCGCCGCATAACCTCACTGGTCGTGGATTTTCTGAACAGCCTTTCCGCGCAGGATGCGGAGAACGGATCTTGCTGCGCAGCCATGCCGTGCCGCGAAGCTGACCCGCGCCGCGAAGCTGTATCCTGCTCCGAAGCCATGTCGGGTCCCGAAGCCATGCCGTGCCGCGCAGCCGTGTCGAATCACGGAGCCGCCGTGGATGCGGAAACCAAAGATGTCGCCGCAGCAGGCCCCGCGCGTCAACCCGCCCAACACGGGGCCGACCCTGACCGTGAATAGGGCCCGCGCCTTGCGCGCAGACGCGCCGCCACTTGTTTCGGTTGTTCTGCCGGCGTTCAACGCCGCACGCACGCTGAAAACGGCACTGGACAGCCTTTTTGTTCAGGAACCGGCTGCCGGTTGTCCCCTCCCCTCCTTTGAAATCATTGTGGTCAACGACGGTTCCACGGACGACAGCGCCGCCCTGCTGGATACCTGCGCCAACGAAACAGCCGCCCAGAGCAGGTTGCGCGTCGTGCACCTGCCGCACGGCGGCATCGTCGCCGCCCTCAACGCCGGACTGGCAGCGGCGCGCGGCTCCTTCATCGCCCGCATGGATGCCGACGACACGGCCCATCCGCAGCGTCTGGCCCTGCAGGCCGCCCACCTCTGGGGCAAGAGCGGACTCACGCTTTCGGCCAGTCTGGCTGCTTTTGGCGGCAACCGCGCCAATGCCTACGGTTTTGCGCATTTTGTGGACTGGCAGAACAGCCTGCTATCCCCCACAGAGATCAGCCGCAACCGCTTCAGGGATACGCCGGTCTGCCACCCGACCACCATGTTCCGGCGCGAGGCGGTGGAGCGCTGGGGCTCCTACGCTGACGGGAATTTTGCCGAAGACTGGGAACTGTGGCTGCGCTGGCTGCACGAGGGCGCGCTTATGGAAAAACTGCCGCAAGCGCTTCTCATATGGAACGACGCCCCTGACCGCGCCACCAGGACGGACGGGCGCTATGCGGCGGATGCCTGCGATGGGCTGCGCGCGTTATGGCTGGCCCGTCACCTTGAGCGACACAACCCTTTTCATCCGCTGGTCTGGGTCATTGGCGGCGGCCGCATGGCGCGCAGAAGGCTCGCGCCCTTATGGCGGCGAGGCGTGTGCCCGGCTGCGTATATCGAAATTGACGCCAAAAAGATCGGCAA
This DNA window, taken from Desulfovibrio sp. 86, encodes the following:
- a CDS encoding AsmA family protein, whose product is MKRFLLWTAGVLLVVAAALAIVLSQIDAAFVIRQIADATARSTGKPLVFETAPQISLFPPGVRFGQARWGQPEMGDGLVFSVKSGMAELELMPLLSGSMVVREVRLDNPVVDVRQYAAAPAVPAPTGADGAASAAAPTPAPDHITAPASGAAVPAPDKAPASTSGAADSRVSGSPAGAPAPKAGVKAPAVEQAKTLERAAPAIELKRLVARQGMVRYTDAQGQTLTLGDLNLSVENLRPGQEAVAQCDFTFTASRPDTTGTTDTTADTAKGTAKDGAAMPVPLSANLALSAKLRYAPPNIALRQTLLTLSPLAGPLPKEAGPLQLNIEGSLDTDAWRMHVAKCWITTPQARLGLQGEASFNPPSFTGNLELDASLRKLAALAGQPLKPAPRDVTDTLKIKSRLAYGDNSLNLSDIDALVDDVTLSGQFRLGMEPGAPLSITTDMQVSAVNLDAYLPLPESGKPQGQTTDGPKGKKSGGTDVSPLPDINIRAALAGISQGKVRARDVQFVAQGLRGNYKISTFNCTLGSGGFIKAEGTANVPAAAYTVNGTASDVDLGALLESLDKGRPVEGTARLDADLSMHGKSAVALQNSLSGSGLLEIRQMRLKSLPTLPANVPGIVGKPVPDTFESARAPFTIKNGDIHASPVTVSATGLSARGQAKISLPRQYLEASATVETLGMSVPVIAKGPFTNIGYSLDPRFAQGKGKKLPGLLQDGIRGAEGFVRDLFGN
- the motA gene encoding flagellar motor stator protein MotA, whose product is MYLLIGLGIVAASVFTGYTLAHGEWAILFQPAEFIIILGCGLGAFFGSQTKYTFGLILKSMKHLFADPGSSKGRYLETLALLYTLFSKMHREGVISIESDVEKPESSPIFSKYPNVSKDTKIVNFIGDTLRVYLTTGDPADIDSLMDVDIATMREEGTLPAHAVGHMAESLPGMGIVACVLGVVLAMGKINEPPEVLGHYIGAALVGTFFGILCCYGLFGPMGSKLENYVAEEHFYYHSIKEAVAAAIRGSTPLIAVEYGRRAIPYPFRPTFAEMEDRLKSG
- a CDS encoding OmpA/MotB family protein produces the protein MGGGAWKVAYADFVTAMMAFFLLLWVLSMVPPETRAGLAAYFSGDRNFDSSSTSPISNNPFIQNTDKIDARDIKISEVEKSHYAIAQKIKQMLMADAIPQSSSGISADDVGVQLRVNSDIMFKPGSVDLLPDGERVLTAVLDLMEEYNLYLVVRGHADSAETAPPFTSAWELSGARAASMVNYLAQHGVKATRMRAVSYGDTRPLKPGIDEQSRAMNRRVEFFFHRPEVMSYSVVY
- the aroL gene encoding shikimate kinase AroL — encoded protein: MPLIFLVGPRACGKTTIGRLLAQRLALPFIDTDHYLLEQAGRTVAEIVEAEGWPGFRKRESDALRAVTAIHPQGAVIATGGGMVLDEQNRIFMREQGHVFYLSAPVEALAARLSSNPLTAQRPSLTGADIRDEVRQVLHERLPLYHATAHHHLDASLPPRRITSLVVDFLNSLSAQDAENGSCCAAMPCREADPRREAVSCSEAMSGPEAMPCRAAVSNHGAAVDAETKDVAAAGPARQPAQHGADPDRE
- a CDS encoding glycosyltransferase family 2 protein, with protein sequence MSPQQAPRVNPPNTGPTLTVNRARALRADAPPLVSVVLPAFNAARTLKTALDSLFVQEPAAGCPLPSFEIIVVNDGSTDDSAALLDTCANETAAQSRLRVVHLPHGGIVAALNAGLAAARGSFIARMDADDTAHPQRLALQAAHLWGKSGLTLSASLAAFGGNRANAYGFAHFVDWQNSLLSPTEISRNRFRDTPVCHPTTMFRREAVERWGSYADGNFAEDWELWLRWLHEGALMEKLPQALLIWNDAPDRATRTDGRYAADACDGLRALWLARHLERHNPFHPLVWVIGGGRMARRRLAPLWRRGVCPAAYIEIDAKKIGNVVGGVPVLGREALPGPGRCRILNALTAHGAAEEAANWLEQRGYGPADWILA